From Streptomyces sp. TLI_105, the proteins below share one genomic window:
- a CDS encoding TSUP family transporter, which translates to MPDISLTTLVLLCLAALVAGWIDAVVGGGGLLQLPALLLGLPHVPAAYVLGTNKAVSIVGTTGAAVTYLRKAPVHVWTAVRIGLAALAGSMAGAFFAAGISSEVLRPVIMVVLLGVAAFVMLRPSFGAKAEGEERAPLTRARIVTAIVVVGGGIGFYDGLFGPGTGTFLVLALTAVLHLDLVTASATAKIVNVCTNAGALAMFAYQGTVYWQLAAVMAVFNLVGGTLGARMALSKGAEFVRGVLLVVVLSLVAKLAFDQWA; encoded by the coding sequence ATGCCCGACATCTCGCTGACCACCCTTGTCCTGCTCTGTCTCGCCGCGCTCGTGGCGGGCTGGATCGACGCCGTGGTGGGCGGTGGCGGGCTGCTCCAGCTGCCCGCCCTGCTGCTCGGTCTTCCGCACGTCCCGGCCGCGTACGTCCTCGGCACCAACAAGGCCGTCTCGATCGTGGGCACCACGGGGGCCGCCGTCACCTATCTCCGCAAGGCGCCCGTCCATGTGTGGACGGCGGTGCGGATCGGGCTCGCGGCCCTCGCCGGCTCCATGGCCGGCGCCTTCTTCGCGGCCGGGATCAGCAGTGAGGTCCTGCGTCCGGTGATCATGGTGGTGCTGCTCGGCGTCGCGGCCTTCGTGATGCTGCGGCCCTCCTTCGGCGCGAAGGCCGAGGGTGAGGAGCGGGCGCCGCTGACCCGGGCGCGGATCGTGACCGCGATCGTGGTCGTCGGCGGCGGGATCGGGTTCTACGACGGTCTGTTCGGGCCGGGCACCGGCACCTTCCTGGTCCTCGCGCTGACCGCCGTGCTCCACCTGGACCTGGTGACCGCCTCCGCCACCGCGAAGATCGTCAACGTCTGCACCAACGCGGGCGCGCTCGCCATGTTCGCCTATCAGGGCACCGTGTACTGGCAGCTCGCGGCCGTCATGGCCGTCTTCAACCTCGTCGGCGGGACGCTCGGCGCCCGGATGGCGCTGAGCAAGGGCGCCGAGTTCGTCCGCGGGGTGCTGCTCGTCGTGGTGCTGTCGCTGGTCGCGAAGCTGGCCTTCGACCAGTGGGCCTGA
- a CDS encoding class F sortase gives MSNRSKGWGIAAAACVGIWLVHNGSENVTPPVPSAAQAFAAGPSVHTDAAADPLPPSVPVRLRIPETDVDAPVTRLGLTADGALDVPPAADRNLAGWYGDGTTPGAKGTAIVAGHVDNADGPAVFYTLGALKKGHRIEVVRTDGRTAVFTVDAIEVYDNKHFPDRKVYDEADRAEIRVITCGGGFSKKNGYQGNVVAFGHLIGVK, from the coding sequence GTGAGCAACAGGAGCAAGGGCTGGGGCATAGCCGCGGCCGCCTGCGTCGGGATCTGGCTCGTCCACAACGGCTCGGAGAACGTCACTCCGCCCGTCCCGTCGGCCGCGCAGGCCTTCGCCGCCGGACCCAGCGTGCACACCGACGCCGCCGCCGACCCGCTGCCGCCCTCGGTGCCGGTCCGGCTCCGGATCCCCGAGACCGACGTGGACGCCCCGGTGACCCGGCTCGGCCTCACGGCGGACGGCGCGCTCGACGTGCCGCCGGCCGCGGACCGGAACCTGGCCGGCTGGTACGGGGACGGCACCACGCCCGGCGCCAAGGGCACCGCGATCGTCGCGGGCCACGTCGACAACGCCGACGGGCCCGCCGTCTTCTACACCCTGGGCGCGCTCAAGAAGGGCCACCGGATCGAGGTGGTCCGGACGGACGGGCGGACCGCCGTCTTCACGGTCGACGCGATCGAGGTCTACGACAACAAGCACTTCCCGGACCGCAAGGTGTACGACGAGGCCGACCGGGCCGAGATCCGGGTGATCACCTGCGGCGGCGGCTTCTCGAAGAAGAACGGCTATCAGGGGAACGTGGTCGCCTTCGGCCACCTCATCGGGGTCAAATAG
- a CDS encoding aminotransferase class IV, translated as MTTPPAHIEIDGTPAADPQLLAALMSGYGHYTAMQVRDGRVKGLDLHLDRLDRSTRELFGRELEGGRVRELVAGALTTAGRRDASVRVYVYPGVRTAVTVADPAPDGPGAPQRLTAVDYWRPAPHIKHLGGFGQRFHGDAARRAGYDEALLTSPYGEIAEGAVTNIAFWDGTSVVWPSAPCLTGITMALLERHLESVRRPVTLADLPGYRAAFVTNSRTIAPVTAIDELTFAVDEELMGRVFAAYEAVKGDEIRP; from the coding sequence ATGACGACACCTCCCGCGCACATCGAGATCGACGGCACCCCGGCGGCCGATCCGCAGCTCCTCGCCGCCCTCATGAGCGGTTACGGCCACTACACGGCGATGCAGGTACGGGACGGGCGCGTGAAGGGCCTCGACCTGCACCTCGACCGCCTCGACCGCTCGACCCGCGAGCTCTTCGGCCGGGAGCTGGAGGGCGGGCGGGTGCGCGAGCTCGTCGCCGGGGCACTCACGACCGCCGGGCGGCGGGACGCCTCGGTCCGGGTGTACGTGTACCCCGGCGTCCGCACCGCCGTGACCGTCGCCGACCCCGCCCCGGACGGCCCCGGCGCCCCGCAGCGCCTGACCGCCGTCGACTACTGGCGGCCCGCGCCGCACATCAAGCACCTGGGCGGCTTCGGCCAGCGCTTCCACGGCGACGCGGCCCGCCGGGCCGGCTACGACGAGGCCCTGCTGACCTCTCCGTACGGCGAGATCGCCGAGGGCGCGGTCACCAACATCGCCTTCTGGGACGGCACTTCGGTGGTCTGGCCGTCGGCGCCCTGCCTCACCGGCATCACCATGGCCCTCCTGGAGCGGCACCTGGAGTCGGTCCGGCGGCCGGTCACCCTGGCCGACCTCCCTGGCTACCGGGCCGCGTTCGTGACCAACTCCCGGACGATCGCTCCCGTGACGGCGATCGACGAGCTGACGTTCGCGGTGGACGAGGAGCTGATGGGGCGGGTGTTCGCGGCGTACGAGGCGGTGAAGGGGGACGAGATCCGGCCCTAG
- a CDS encoding ABC transporter ATP-binding protein: MLFRLLAPRLRPYGPLLVLLVALQLVQTLASLALPTLNAGVIDEGVLRGDTGRVIGGGAAMIAVTLLQAAAAAAATYTGAKVAMGVARDLRSEVFRRVQDFSARERGRFGAASLITRTTNDVQQIQTFTVLVLTMLVAAPLLCAGGLVMALRQDVPLALVLLLFVLVLTGAVGAVVLRMRPLFRGMQERVDRAGRVLREQITGVRVVRAFVRDRHERERFAAANDELLTVGLRAGRLQALMFPTVLIVWQLTTVALVYVGAHRIDAGALQPGGLVAFLGYLLQTSMSVMMVLFLLMHMPRAEAGAERVREVLDTRPSVTPPAHPVRIPTGPGRLDLDGVGFRYPGAEESVLKDVALVARPGETTAIIGSTGSGKSTLLGLVPRLFDATGGEVLVDGVDVRELDPALMARTVGLVPQKPYLFSGTVATNLRYGKPDATDEELWHALEIAQAADFVRDLEQGLDAPVSQGGANFSGGQRQRLAIARVLVARPRLYLFDDSFSALDPRTDARLRTALREETADATVVIVAQRVSTIRHADRIVVLDRGRTVGTGTHTSLMRDNPTYREIVLSQLTEEEAA; this comes from the coding sequence ATGCTGTTCCGACTGCTCGCTCCCCGCCTCCGGCCGTACGGGCCCCTCCTCGTCCTCCTCGTCGCCCTCCAGCTCGTCCAGACCCTCGCCTCCCTCGCCCTGCCCACCCTCAACGCCGGCGTCATCGACGAGGGCGTCCTGCGCGGCGACACCGGCCGCGTCATCGGCGGCGGCGCCGCCATGATCGCCGTCACCCTCCTCCAGGCCGCCGCGGCCGCCGCCGCCACCTACACCGGCGCCAAGGTCGCCATGGGCGTCGCCCGCGACCTGCGCTCCGAGGTCTTCCGCCGCGTCCAGGACTTCTCCGCCCGGGAGCGCGGCCGCTTCGGCGCCGCCTCCCTCATCACCCGGACCACCAACGACGTCCAGCAGATCCAGACGTTCACCGTCCTCGTCCTCACCATGCTGGTCGCCGCGCCCCTCCTCTGCGCCGGCGGACTCGTCATGGCCCTGCGCCAGGACGTGCCGCTCGCGCTCGTCCTGCTCCTCTTCGTGCTCGTGTTGACCGGCGCCGTCGGCGCCGTCGTCCTGCGCATGCGGCCCCTCTTCCGCGGCATGCAGGAGCGCGTCGACCGCGCGGGCCGCGTCCTGCGCGAGCAGATCACCGGCGTCCGGGTCGTCCGTGCCTTCGTCCGCGACCGGCACGAGCGGGAGCGCTTCGCCGCCGCCAACGACGAACTCCTCACCGTCGGCCTCCGGGCCGGCCGGCTCCAGGCCCTCATGTTCCCCACGGTCCTGATCGTCTGGCAGCTGACGACCGTCGCCCTGGTGTACGTCGGCGCCCACCGCATCGACGCCGGAGCCCTCCAGCCGGGCGGCCTGGTCGCCTTCCTCGGCTACCTCCTCCAGACCTCCATGTCCGTGATGATGGTCCTCTTCCTCCTCATGCACATGCCCCGCGCCGAAGCCGGCGCCGAGCGCGTCCGCGAGGTCCTCGACACCCGCCCCTCCGTCACCCCGCCCGCCCACCCCGTCCGGATCCCGACCGGCCCCGGTCGCCTCGACCTCGACGGCGTCGGCTTCCGCTACCCGGGGGCGGAGGAGTCGGTCCTGAAGGACGTGGCGCTGGTCGCCCGGCCCGGTGAGACCACCGCGATCATCGGCTCCACGGGCAGCGGCAAGTCGACGCTGCTGGGGCTGGTGCCCCGGCTCTTCGACGCCACCGGCGGCGAGGTCCTCGTCGACGGCGTCGACGTGCGCGAACTCGACCCCGCCCTGATGGCCAGGACCGTCGGACTCGTCCCCCAGAAGCCGTACCTGTTCTCCGGGACGGTGGCCACCAACCTCCGGTACGGCAAGCCCGACGCCACCGACGAGGAACTCTGGCACGCCCTGGAGATCGCCCAGGCCGCCGACTTCGTACGCGATCTGGAGCAGGGCCTCGACGCCCCCGTCTCCCAGGGCGGCGCCAACTTCTCCGGCGGCCAGCGCCAGCGCCTCGCCATCGCCCGCGTGCTCGTCGCCCGCCCCCGCCTCTACCTCTTCGACGACTCCTTCTCCGCCCTCGACCCCCGCACCGACGCCCGGCTCCGCACCGCCCTGCGCGAGGAGACCGCCGACGCGACCGTCGTCATCGTCGCCCAGCGGGTCTCCACCATCCGGCACGCCGACCGGATCGTCGTCCTCGACCGGGGCCGGACCGTCGGCACCGGCACCCACACGTCCCTCATGCGGGACAACCCCACCTACCGGGAGATCGTCCTCTCCCAGCTCACCGAGGAGGAAGCCGCATGA
- a CDS encoding ABC transporter ATP-binding protein has translation MSTATATRAPSPTKAPARTGPPPQRGPGLATPTLERSLSFRSSGLRLLRTLAPDRARLLAVLAAGAAAVSLSVLGPLLLGRATDLVITGAAGAAGVDFAAVGRILALSVAVVTGSSALTWVQLRIATTVVQRAGHRLREQAQHKLARLPLAYLDGQPRGEVLSRTTNDIDNITQTLQQAFSQMTRALLTLVGVLLMMFWISPVLALVALATVPVSVAVAAFVGKRAQPQFVKQWAVTGRLGSHVEEMITGHTEVVAFGRRAEAVRRFDELGEELYRASFRAQFVSGFIQPALTLVGNLTYVVVAVVGGLRVASGTLTVGDVQAFVQYSYDFNGPITQVAAMANLLQSGVASAERVFDLLDAEEESPEPTTPHKPAELRGRVSFEKVAFRYEEDKPLIEDLSLTVEPGRTVAIVGPTGAGKTTLVNLLMRFHEVTAGRITLDGVDTAAMTREELRSATGMVLQDTWLFGGTIADNIAYGAPGEVSRERIVAAAKAARADRFVRTLPAGYDTVLDEDGGGLSAGEKQLITLARAFLSDPVILVLDEATSSVDTRTELLVQQAMTSLRAGRTSFVVAHRLSTVRDADTILVMEGGSIAEQGTHEELLAAGGAYARLHAAQFARTVET, from the coding sequence ATGAGCACGGCGACCGCGACCCGCGCCCCGAGCCCCACGAAGGCCCCCGCCCGCACCGGCCCCCCGCCCCAGCGCGGCCCCGGCCTCGCCACCCCCACCCTCGAACGCTCCCTCTCCTTCCGCTCCTCCGGCCTCCGCCTGCTGCGCACCCTCGCCCCCGACCGGGCCCGGCTGCTCGCCGTCCTCGCCGCCGGCGCCGCCGCCGTCTCCCTCTCCGTCCTCGGCCCCCTCCTCCTCGGCCGCGCCACCGACCTCGTGATCACCGGGGCCGCGGGTGCCGCCGGCGTCGACTTCGCGGCCGTCGGCCGGATCCTCGCCCTCTCCGTCGCCGTCGTCACCGGCTCCTCCGCCCTCACCTGGGTCCAGCTGCGGATCGCCACCACCGTCGTCCAGCGGGCCGGCCACCGGCTCCGCGAGCAGGCCCAGCACAAACTGGCCAGGCTGCCCCTCGCCTACCTCGACGGACAGCCGCGCGGCGAGGTCCTCTCCCGCACCACCAACGACATCGACAACATCACCCAGACCCTCCAGCAGGCCTTCAGCCAGATGACGCGCGCCCTGCTCACCCTGGTCGGCGTCCTCCTGATGATGTTCTGGATCTCCCCGGTGCTCGCCCTCGTCGCCCTCGCCACCGTGCCCGTCTCGGTCGCCGTCGCGGCCTTCGTCGGCAAGCGCGCCCAGCCCCAGTTCGTGAAGCAGTGGGCCGTCACCGGCCGGCTCGGCAGCCACGTCGAGGAGATGATCACCGGCCACACCGAGGTCGTCGCCTTCGGCCGCCGCGCCGAGGCCGTCCGCCGCTTCGACGAGCTCGGCGAGGAGCTCTACCGGGCGAGCTTCCGCGCCCAGTTCGTCTCCGGCTTCATCCAGCCCGCCCTGACCCTCGTCGGCAACCTCACCTACGTCGTCGTCGCCGTCGTCGGCGGCCTGCGGGTGGCGAGCGGGACGCTGACCGTCGGCGACGTCCAGGCCTTCGTCCAGTACTCGTACGACTTCAACGGCCCCATCACCCAGGTCGCCGCCATGGCCAACCTCCTCCAGTCCGGAGTGGCCTCCGCCGAGCGGGTCTTCGACCTCCTCGACGCCGAGGAGGAGTCCCCGGAGCCCACCACGCCCCACAAGCCCGCCGAGCTCCGCGGCCGGGTCTCCTTCGAGAAGGTCGCCTTCCGCTACGAAGAGGACAAGCCGCTCATCGAGGACCTGTCGCTCACGGTGGAGCCGGGCCGGACGGTCGCCATCGTCGGCCCCACCGGCGCCGGCAAGACGACCCTGGTCAACCTGCTCATGCGCTTCCACGAGGTGACGGCCGGCCGGATCACCCTCGACGGCGTCGACACCGCCGCCATGACCCGGGAGGAGCTGCGCTCCGCCACCGGCATGGTCCTCCAGGACACCTGGCTCTTCGGCGGCACCATCGCCGACAACATCGCCTACGGAGCGCCCGGAGAGGTCTCCCGCGAGCGGATCGTCGCCGCCGCGAAGGCCGCCCGCGCCGACCGGTTCGTCCGCACCCTGCCCGCCGGGTACGACACCGTCCTCGACGAGGACGGCGGCGGCCTCAGCGCCGGCGAGAAGCAGCTGATCACCCTCGCCCGCGCCTTCCTCTCCGACCCGGTGATCCTCGTCCTCGACGAGGCCACCAGCTCCGTCGACACCCGCACCGAGCTCCTCGTCCAGCAGGCCATGACCTCCCTGCGCGCGGGCCGCACCAGCTTCGTCGTCGCCCACCGGCTCTCCACGGTCCGGGACGCCGACACGATCCTGGTGATGGAGGGCGGCTCGATCGCCGAGCAGGGCACCCACGAGGAACTCCTCGCCGCCGGAGGGGCCTACGCCCGGCTGCACGCCGCCCAGTTCGCCCGTACGGTGGAGACGTGA
- the cutA gene encoding divalent cation tolerance protein CutA, with the protein MIVTVRTTTDARAKADALARGAVEARLAACAQISGPVTSVFHWRGAIETSEEWEVVFKTTEARYQALEAHLLAAHDYETPEILATRVTRVSERYARWVEEETAAAAEIEAPAPDERPFFVYGTLRPGAYNHDRFLAGRIGTEADAVLHGAVLHDGPGYPYVVPADKGQVVGTLLTPAPGAYGELFGLLDRLELPVGYERVARDVVRVRDGARVSAWVFLAAPDAPLGPVIESGDWFSRP; encoded by the coding sequence GTGATCGTCACCGTCCGCACCACCACCGACGCGCGCGCCAAGGCCGACGCCCTGGCGCGCGGCGCCGTCGAGGCCCGGCTCGCCGCCTGCGCGCAGATCTCGGGGCCCGTCACCTCCGTCTTCCACTGGCGGGGCGCGATCGAGACCTCCGAGGAGTGGGAGGTGGTGTTCAAGACCACCGAGGCCCGCTACCAGGCCCTGGAGGCGCACCTCCTCGCCGCCCACGACTACGAGACGCCCGAGATCCTCGCCACCCGGGTGACCCGGGTCAGCGAGCGCTACGCCCGCTGGGTCGAGGAGGAGACCGCGGCGGCCGCGGAGATCGAGGCCCCGGCGCCCGACGAGCGGCCGTTCTTCGTCTACGGGACGCTGCGTCCGGGCGCGTACAACCACGACCGCTTCCTCGCCGGCCGCATCGGCACCGAGGCGGACGCCGTGCTGCACGGGGCGGTCCTGCACGACGGACCCGGCTATCCGTACGTGGTCCCGGCGGACAAGGGCCAGGTGGTCGGCACGCTGCTCACGCCCGCGCCCGGCGCGTACGGCGAACTGTTCGGCCTGCTCGACCGCCTGGAGCTGCCCGTCGGATACGAGCGGGTGGCGAGGGACGTCGTACGGGTACGGGACGGGGCACGGGTGTCCGCCTGGGTGTTCCTGGCGGCCCCGGACGCGCCCCTCGGCCCGGTCATCGAGAGCGGCGACTGGTTCAGCCGGCCGTAG
- a CDS encoding molybdopterin oxidoreductase family protein yields the protein MSDAATVPTHCPYCALQCGMSLRPTGAPELPAEVVERTDFPVNRGALCGKGRTAPSVLSSRVRLTEPLVRRPDTGALEPASWEEALSVVADGLRRTRADHGPDAVGVFGGGGLTNEKAYTLGKFARLVLATSQIDYNGRFCMSSAAAAHQRAFGLDRGLPFPLEDIPRTGCVILVGSNLAETMPPALRYLTELKENGGKLIVVDPRRTRTAEQADLHLAPRPGTDLALALGMLHLVVAEGRVDEEFVATRTDGWEGARAGAMSHWPEQVERITGVSVPQLREAVAMFCDAENGMVLTARGPEQQSKGTDTVGAWINLCLATGRAGRPLSGYGCLTGQGNGQGGREHGQKADQLPGYRKLDDPAARAHVAGVWGVAPESLPGPGRSAYELLDALGRDVKALLLMGSNPVVSAPHAAHVEERLRSLDFLAVADVVLSETAELADVVLPVTQWAEETGTMTNLEGRVLLRRRALTPPGGVRSDLEVLHGLAGLLGWEKGFPTDPEEVFEELRRASAGGPADYAGISYRRIEEERGVFWPCPDEGHAGTPRLFLERFATADGRARFVPVVHRAAAEETDADYPVVLTTGRVVSQYQSGAQTRRVDELNAAAPGPFVELHPRLAERLGVAEGEALAVVSRRGRAVAPARITATIRPDTVFMPFHWYGEGRANTLVNPALDPVSRMPEFKVCAVRLERAGDAATAG from the coding sequence ATGTCCGACGCCGCCACCGTCCCCACCCACTGCCCCTACTGCGCCCTGCAGTGCGGCATGTCGCTGCGCCCCACCGGCGCGCCGGAGCTGCCCGCCGAGGTGGTCGAGCGGACCGACTTCCCCGTCAACCGGGGCGCCCTGTGCGGCAAGGGCCGCACCGCCCCCTCCGTACTCTCCTCCCGGGTCCGGCTCACCGAGCCCCTGGTCCGGCGCCCTGACACGGGGGCCCTGGAGCCCGCGTCCTGGGAGGAGGCACTCTCCGTCGTCGCCGACGGTCTTCGCCGGACCCGCGCCGACCACGGTCCCGATGCCGTGGGGGTCTTCGGCGGCGGCGGCCTCACCAACGAGAAGGCGTACACGCTGGGCAAGTTCGCCCGGCTCGTCCTCGCCACCTCGCAGATCGACTACAACGGCCGCTTCTGCATGTCCTCGGCCGCCGCCGCGCACCAGCGGGCCTTCGGCCTCGATCGGGGACTCCCCTTCCCCCTGGAGGACATCCCGAGGACCGGCTGTGTGATCCTCGTCGGCTCCAACCTCGCCGAGACCATGCCGCCCGCCCTGCGCTACCTCACCGAGCTGAAGGAGAACGGCGGGAAGCTGATCGTCGTCGACCCCCGCCGCACCCGCACCGCCGAGCAGGCCGATCTGCACCTCGCGCCGCGCCCCGGCACCGACCTCGCGCTCGCCCTCGGCATGCTGCACCTGGTGGTGGCCGAGGGGCGGGTGGACGAGGAGTTCGTCGCCACCCGCACCGACGGCTGGGAGGGCGCCCGCGCCGGGGCCATGTCCCACTGGCCCGAGCAGGTCGAGCGGATCACCGGCGTGTCCGTGCCCCAGCTGCGGGAGGCCGTCGCGATGTTCTGCGACGCCGAGAACGGCATGGTGCTGACCGCGCGCGGCCCCGAGCAGCAGTCCAAGGGCACCGACACCGTCGGCGCCTGGATCAACCTCTGCCTCGCCACCGGCCGGGCCGGCCGCCCGCTGAGCGGCTACGGCTGCCTCACCGGCCAGGGCAACGGCCAGGGCGGCCGCGAGCACGGCCAGAAGGCCGACCAGCTGCCCGGCTACCGCAAGCTCGACGACCCGGCCGCCCGCGCGCACGTCGCCGGGGTGTGGGGCGTCGCGCCGGAGTCGCTGCCGGGCCCCGGGCGCAGCGCGTACGAGCTGCTCGACGCGCTGGGCCGGGACGTCAAGGCCCTGCTGCTCATGGGCTCCAACCCGGTGGTGTCGGCGCCGCACGCCGCGCACGTCGAGGAGCGGCTGCGCTCGCTCGACTTCCTCGCCGTCGCGGACGTGGTGCTCTCCGAGACCGCCGAACTCGCCGACGTCGTCCTGCCCGTGACCCAGTGGGCGGAGGAGACCGGCACCATGACCAACCTGGAGGGCAGGGTGCTGCTGCGCCGCCGCGCCCTCACCCCGCCCGGGGGCGTCCGCAGCGACCTGGAGGTGCTGCACGGACTGGCCGGGCTGCTCGGCTGGGAGAAGGGCTTCCCGACCGACCCGGAGGAGGTCTTCGAGGAGCTGCGCCGTGCCTCGGCCGGCGGGCCCGCCGACTACGCGGGCATCAGCTACCGGCGGATCGAGGAGGAGCGGGGCGTGTTCTGGCCGTGCCCGGACGAGGGCCACGCGGGCACCCCGCGCCTCTTCCTGGAGCGGTTCGCGACGGCGGACGGGCGGGCCCGGTTCGTGCCGGTGGTGCACCGGGCGGCGGCCGAGGAGACGGACGCCGACTACCCGGTCGTGCTGACCACCGGCCGCGTCGTGTCCCAGTACCAGTCGGGGGCGCAGACCCGGCGGGTCGACGAGCTGAACGCGGCGGCGCCCGGCCCCTTCGTGGAGCTCCACCCCCGGCTCGCCGAGCGGCTCGGGGTCGCCGAGGGAGAGGCGCTGGCGGTGGTCTCGCGGCGCGGGCGGGCCGTCGCCCCTGCGCGGATCACGGCGACGATCCGGCCGGACACCGTCTTCATGCCGTTCCACTGGTACGGGGAGGGGCGGGCCAACACGCTGGTGAACCCGGCGCTCGACCCGGTCTCGCGGATGCCCGAGTTCAAGGTGTGCGCGGTGCGCCTGGAGCGCGCCGGGGACGCGGCTACGGCCGGCTGA
- a CDS encoding vancomycin high temperature exclusion protein, producing MPARLTRLIPRTTRARRRTVQAVMLGAVLALAPATWMQTVAEPRLRTVADVPARDVAVVFGAGLWKGRPTPYLAHRLDTAAELYRAGKVRVLLVTGDNSRTAYDEPSAMRAYLIARGVPDGRIVSDYAGFDTWDSCVRARKVFGVDRAVLVTQDFHIKRAVALCGRAGVDVYGVGVAEPHDRTWYYGTTRELFAAGKAALDAGLRPDPLFLGPREKGVTEALASPAGGR from the coding sequence ATGCCGGCACGGCTCACCCGGTTGATCCCCCGCACCACCCGGGCCCGCCGCCGCACCGTCCAGGCCGTGATGCTGGGCGCCGTCCTCGCGCTCGCCCCCGCCACCTGGATGCAGACGGTCGCCGAGCCCCGCCTCCGTACCGTCGCCGACGTGCCCGCCCGGGACGTCGCCGTCGTCTTCGGCGCCGGCCTGTGGAAGGGCCGGCCCACCCCGTACCTCGCGCACCGCCTCGACACCGCCGCCGAGCTGTACCGCGCGGGCAAGGTCCGGGTCCTGCTCGTCACCGGCGACAACAGCCGGACCGCGTACGACGAGCCGAGCGCCATGCGCGCCTACCTCATCGCGCGCGGGGTACCGGACGGGCGGATCGTCAGCGACTACGCGGGCTTCGACACCTGGGACTCCTGCGTCCGCGCCCGGAAGGTCTTCGGCGTCGACCGGGCCGTCCTCGTCACCCAGGACTTCCACATCAAGCGGGCCGTCGCGCTGTGCGGCCGGGCGGGCGTCGACGTGTACGGGGTCGGGGTCGCCGAACCCCACGACCGCACCTGGTACTACGGCACCACCCGCGAGCTCTTCGCGGCGGGCAAGGCCGCCCTCGACGCCGGCCTGCGCCCCGACCCCCTCTTCCTGGGCCCGCGGGAGAAGGGCGTCACGGAGGCGCTGGCCTCACCGGCCGGGGGGCGCTGA
- a CDS encoding aquaporin, translating into MRMSPPALPRRAAAEFIGTAALVAVVVGSGIRADSLSQDIGVRLLANAAASALGLGLLIALIGPLSGAHFNPVVTLSEWWSQRHRSKGREVLAYIAAQLAGAVTGALLAEAMFGRTPGSWATEPRTALHLLLGEAVATAGLVLVVRGLRHIGRPALAPVAVAGYIGAAIWFTSSGSFANPAATLGRAFSDSFTGIAPASVPAFAGAQLLGMLLGMGLAGVLYGTDRASGEPNAAEARRTG; encoded by the coding sequence ATGAGAATGTCCCCGCCCGCACTCCCCCGGCGCGCCGCAGCCGAGTTCATCGGCACCGCCGCCCTCGTCGCCGTCGTCGTCGGCTCCGGCATCCGCGCCGACTCCCTGAGCCAGGACATCGGCGTCCGGCTGCTCGCCAACGCCGCCGCGTCCGCCCTCGGCCTCGGCCTGCTGATCGCCCTCATCGGCCCGCTCTCCGGAGCCCACTTCAACCCCGTCGTGACGCTCTCCGAGTGGTGGTCCCAGCGCCACCGGAGCAAGGGGCGCGAGGTCCTCGCCTACATCGCCGCCCAGCTCGCCGGGGCCGTCACCGGCGCCCTGCTCGCCGAGGCGATGTTCGGACGGACGCCCGGCTCCTGGGCCACCGAGCCGCGCACCGCGCTCCACCTCCTCCTCGGCGAGGCCGTCGCCACCGCCGGGCTCGTCCTCGTCGTCCGGGGCCTGCGCCACATCGGCCGCCCCGCCCTCGCGCCCGTCGCGGTCGCCGGCTACATCGGCGCGGCGATCTGGTTCACCTCCTCCGGCTCCTTCGCCAATCCGGCGGCCACGCTGGGCCGGGCGTTCTCCGACTCCTTCACCGGAATCGCCCCCGCCTCCGTGCCCGCCTTCGCCGGCGCGCAGCTGCTCGGCATGCTCCTCGGGATGGGCCTCGCCGGTGTGCTCTACGGAACAGACCGGGCGTCCGGCGAACCGAACGCCGCCGAAGCGCGTCGGACCGGGTGA